From Vicinamibacterales bacterium:
CGAGTGCCGGCGCGAGACGTCCGCCCGCGCAGGCACAGTCGTCTACTCAGGTCCGCGGCCGGCGCTGACCCATCGGATGCCGACGTCGGCTGCCGCGCGAACGCGATCGGCCAACTGGGCACCGTGATGCTGGACGTGACGGATGTTCACGATCTGATGCTCCAGCTTCGACATTGGATACCACCAGAATCCGCTCTCGGGGCTGTCGAGATCGAGCGAGTCGACCGCGCCGTCGACCATCGCGCTGAC
This genomic window contains:
- a CDS encoding DinB family protein, whose product is MARCPDDEWLRRDRTNACWQLVYHALFFTHLYLQPHERAFVPWIGQHGGDDGTEGEPYSKAEVLDYWTFVSAMVDGAVDSLDLDSPESGFWWYPMSKLEHQIVNIRHVQHHGAQLADRVRAAADVGIRWVSAGRGPE